GTCGGCAGAATCCAAGCAGACCGCCGGCTCCTGAGCTTCCCGCCTGGTCGACCGGGAACCACGGCTCGGGGGTTACCACAGATCCGATAGGGGGCCGCTCTCCGGAGCGGCCCCCTTCTTTCGTCCGCTCAACCAGCCGTAGAGCCGGATCGCCGGTGCGGCGGGGGGTGAGCGAGCAGGGCGAGCACCTCGCCGATGGTCCTGACCCGACCGAACGACTCCCGCAAGGGCAACTGCCCCTGGATCCGATACCGGTTGCGGCGGCCGTCCACCGGATCCTTCTCCTTCACCACGTAACCCGCATCGGT
This genomic window from Actinomycetota bacterium contains:
- a CDS encoding MarR family winged helix-turn-helix transcriptional regulator, producing the protein MGEWRFFTNHARVLFFIAERPDARLKDLAAELHVTERTAYGIVVDLTDAGYVVKEKDPVDGRRNRYRIQGQLPLRESFGRVRTIGEVLALLAHPPPHRRSGSTAG